The window CAATGGTTTTGTCATTCTATCACGAATTGTTGCAAAGTCAGGAATTAAACCAATATACCAGAACACTAAGGATACCGTGAAATAGGTTGAGATTGCAAATACGTCCCAAAGAAGTGGTGAGTTAAAGTTCACCCAAAGTGATCCAAATTGGTTCGGTAATGGCAATACCCAGTAAGCAACCCAGATACGTCCCATGTGGATACCCGGGAAGGTAGCCGCCATGATTACCGCAAAGATGGTCATTGCTTCAGCAGAACGGTTAATCGCCATTCTCCAGCGTTGGCGGAACAATAATAACACAGCAGAAATTAGAGTACCTGCGTGTCCGATACCTACCCACCATACGAAGTTGGTGATATCCCAAGCCCAACCTACGGTCTTGTTCAATCCCCATACCCCGATTCCTGTCCCCAGGAGGTAGAGGATACATCCTACTCCCCAAAGTGCTACTACTCCGGCGATAGAGAGGAGTACATACCAGGCTTTCGGTGCCTTGCTTTCAATCGGGCGACAAATATCCTCCGTGATGTCGTGGTAGGTCTTGTCTCCTAGAATGAGCGGTTGCCTTATTGCTGCTTCTTTTTGCATTCCTTGGCGTTTTTATGCAATTAGTGACTGTGTTCTTCTGAATGATGTTCTTCTTTTGCTTCTGCAACAGGTTTTCCTTCGATGTTGCGAACTTTAACCTGATACCAGATATTTGGTTTTACACCAACTTCTTCTAATGCCTGGTAAGAGCGATCTGCATCCGTTACTTTACGAATTTCAGAGTCGGTATCGTTCCAGTCACCAAAGGTGATAGCGTGTGTAGGACATGCTTCTGCACAAGCAGTAGTTGCATCTCCATCAACCAATTTGCGACCTTCTTTTTTCGCTTCAAGTTTACCTGCCTGAATACGTTGAACGCACATGGAGCATTTTTCCATAACACCGCGTGTACGAACTACTACGTCAGGATTAAGTACCAGACGTCCCATATCACTTTGTGCAGGGTTGAATCCAGTAAATTTCTTATACGTTGGGTAATTGAACCAGTTAAAGCGACGCACTTTGTACGGACAGTTATTTGCGCAATAACGAGTACCGATACAACGGTTGTATGCCATTTGGTTTAATCCTTCATTGCTATGGGTTGTAGCAGCTACCGGACAAACCGTTTCGCAAGGAGCGTGGTTACAGTGATGACACATCATCGGCATGAATACCACTTGTGGATTATCCGAAGGATTTTCCATTTGGCTGTACATGCTGATTGATCCAACACCTTCTTCTTTCGCTCTCTCTTTAGTCATATCTGAAGAGTAGTAGCGGTCGATACGCATCCAGTGCATTTCGCGACCACGACGTACTTCATCTTTACCTACTACAGGAATATTGTTTTCTGCGTTACAAGCAACAACACAGTTTCCGCAACCGATACAAGTATTGAGGTCGATAGACATTCCCCAACGGTGACCGATATGCTCAACCGGATGTTCTTTCCACATGTTCAATTCACCAACAGGTTTGTCAACTTGTTTTCCATCTTCATGGTAAACAATTGTTTTTGGCTTATTGAAAAGATCTTTATTTCCTGTTTTGTAAACACCGAAAGTAGTTTCTTTTACTACCGATTCGCGGCCCATAACCGTTTGGTGGGTTTGGGTAGATGCCAGATAATACTTCTCACCTGTTCCGCTTACAGAAGCAGCGTATGCACGGTAGGAGTAATGATTACCTGCCAATGCAACGAATGGATATACATTTTTACCAACTGAAACATGTTTTCCATCTTTCATTGTCGGTTCGCCGTATTGCTCATATTGGAACGCTGCTTTACCAATGTTTTCTCCATTAGCTCCACGTCCATATCCAATAGCAATACCTACAGTACCTCTTGCCTGACCTGGCTGCGGGAATACCGGAAGCGTAATTTCGCCGAGTCCCTCTACTTTTACAGTAGCGAGGTCAGCTGGCCATTCCTGACCAATGTGGGTATTGTATTTACCTTCCATATCAGCTGGTGACATGGTGATGTAGTTATCCCAGGTAATTTTAGTAATTGGATCCGGCATTTCCTGAAGCCATGGGTTAGCAGCATGTGCGCCATTACCCATTCCTGCGTTTTGATAAAACACAACTTCAAATTCGCCACCGTTTATTTTTTTGATTTCTGATCCTGCTTTATTCACATCACCTACGAATGCAACTTGAGCAGGAGATTTGGTGCTCATGTTTCCGGAACCATTATGCACATTCCAGTTCCAGTAGTCTTCGAAACTTGCGATTTCGGTTTGTGTTGGGAATCCGTAGAGTTCCCAGTTTTTGCGAATCACTTTGTAATATGTGTCGCTATCCTTGGAACCACGAGTTGCAAGTCCGCCAAACACCAACATACTTTCCTGCATGTTACGGGTTTCGTACAAAGGACGAATTGCAGGCTGTGCAATGGCGTAGTGATTCGCTTTCGGATTCAGATCATTCCATGATTCGAGATAATGGTGATCAGGACAAATGAATTTACATTTTGATGCGGTTTCATCTGCTAGCTGAGAGAATGAAACAGAAAGTTCCATTTTCGAAAGAGCCTCACCAAATGCAACACCATCCTTGAGGGAATAAACTGGATTAACAGCGCCATCAATCAGTATTGCTTTGATTTTATTTCCGGTAACCTCTTTCACTAACTCTTCTACCAGAGCATCGTTAGCAGCAAAAAGATTTACAGGATTATTTAAATTGATTGTAGAAGCATAATTGCCCAGTTTTTCGTTAATCGCGTTAACGATCACCTGAACGTTTACATCGTTTGAACCGGCAACTACCAATGAAGCGCCTGCATTTTTCTTCAATTCATCTGCGGCAGCTTTTGTTTTATCCAATAACTCTACAGAAACATCGGAAATTTTACTTCCGGTAATATGCTGATACAATGCTGCAGCAACTTTACCCTCTTCTGATGGTTTGATGGGAACACGAACATCAGCAGAAGATCCTGTTACTGAAAGAACCGTTTCGAACTGGAAGTGACGCGACATCCATTCACCTTCTGGGCGACGATTACTTGCATATTGTGCAACATATTCGTTATGCAACAACCAGTTGGTAAGGAAGTCGGCCGAAATACTAACGATTGCTTTCGCTTTAGAAAAATCGTAGTCCGGAATAATTGGCATTCCAAATGAGTCCTTATTAGCCTGACGAATTGCCGAATAGGAAATTGCATCGTATTGAATGTGTCTGATATGACCAACAGGAGTAGCTTCCATTGCAGGTTCTGCACCTTCAGCAGCAGGAACAGGAGCAACCACAGGCATAACAACCGGAGTTGCCGTTGAATCTGATGGCGTTCCAGCAAGTGCAGCCAGAGTAGCAGGGCTTGCTTTTTGACCATTAAGACTTGAAATTAAATCGCCAATAATGGTTTGTGTGGAAGGAGAAATTACAGTTCCGGTAAGGATTCTGATTTCACCACCTGCTTTTGCAATGCTTTGAAGTTTTTCAGAGATCGCCTTATCTACGGTTGCCCAGTCAGAAGCAGCACCGTCCATCATCGGTCCGGTTAAACGTGCCGAATCGTACAAGGACAATACTGAAGCAGTTACACGAGCATTAGCAGCACCACGGGTGATACCATGCTTACGGTTCGCTTTGATAAAGATTGGTCGACCTTCACGGGTTTTCACCAAAATATTGGCGAAATCGTTACCATCGTAATATGTAGAAGCATACCAAGTAGCAACACCAGGAGTAATTTCTTCTGGTTTTGCCACATATGGGATAGACTTAATTACCGGTGCTTCACAAGCTGCAAGCGTTGCTGCAGTTACGGAGAATCCGAGGAATTTTAAGAAATCACGACGACTTGTAGAAGATTCCTTCAATTTATCATCGCCCAAAAAGGCATCGATAGGAAGCTCTTCTGCAAATTCGTTGTCGCGGTTTTTCAGAAACTCGGGAGAGTTTTCGAGTTCTTCAATTCCTTTCCAGTATTGCTTATTTGTACTCATAGCGTTCGCCAAAAGGTTTTTTTAGTAGTGACATTTTGCACATTCCCAACCACCCATTTCTTCAACAGTGATTTTCTCATCTTCGAGGTGCTTTTTGTAAAGCTCCTTATCATTCATGAGACGTTTTTTCATTTCATCGTAATAACCGCTACCTTCCATTTTCACTTCTGCCTGCTTGTGGCAATCGATACACCAACCCATTGTTAAAGTAGGACGGCCCTCGATTTTGATGTTTCCTTCGATAGCATTCAACTCATTGATTGGCATTACGCGAGCAACGGTTTCGTTTTCCATTAATCCGTGACATTGCTTACACTCTAATTTACCTGCAACAATATGTTGTTGGTGAGAGAAGAATACGTGATCGGGAAGGTTATGAACTTTGATCCATTTAATGGGTTCTGTTTTTCCTGTATAACTCATTGTTTCAGGATCGAAACCAACAGCTTTATAGATTTTTGCAATTTCTTCGGTACCGGTATTGGTTCCTTTTTTGATCGCCTTGTGACAGTTCATACAAACCATGGCAGAAGGAATCATTGCATGTTTTGATTTTTCTACAGAAGAGTGGCAATATTGACAAGCGATTTTATTGTCGCCTGCGTGCACTTTATGCGAGAATGCAATTGGCTGCTCAGGTTTGTAGTTTTCGAAAACACCAACCTCTTTCAAGCGGTACCAACCATCGGCTAGTCCACCGAAAACAAAGAACAACACAAAAACAGAAACCACTACTTTATTTCTCCAAGCCCATGCTTTCCAGGTTTGCCAATAAGTAGCATCAGGAAGCTCAGGTTTTCCAGCTTTTTCGCGGTTAGCATTTACTAACTGACGACGAACTGATCCGGCCGAGAAAGCGATAATAGCGAAAATTACACCGAGGATAATCACCCACATGTAAGATCCACCTTCTTCTTTTTTCTCAGTCCCTTCAGCTGGTCCTGCAGCAGCAGTTGCAACCGGTGGAGTCCATGCTTCAATGTATTCGAAAATAGCATCGATTTCTTCGTTGGTAACTGCCTGTGGAGGCATTGCGCTTTTGTTAAAATCCTTGTAGATTTTGTTCGCATACGCATCGCCTGAAGCGATTACTTCTCCGGAGTTTTTGATCCATTTATAGAAATTCTCTTCACTGGAGTTTTTCTTCCAACGGTCGCGTGCACCTTTAAGCGCAGGACCTACAACGCGATCCTGAGGATGGTGACATGCGCCACAGGCGCCTTTAAACAAGGCTTCACCATCAGCAGCTGCAGTTGCAACCTGGGTAAAACTAAAATTGAAGAATAAGACTAAAAGGGCCGCGATTCCGGCGAGTCTATTGGTTTTTGCTTGGTAAGAAATGTTCATAGAATGTGGTCGACTTTGGTTGGAGAACTCTTAACCGAGGGCAAATTTATCAGAGAAAAGCAATGAGACTCCAAAATTGTCATAAAATTGTCAGAGAAGTTAATAATTTATAATAATTCTAAATAAGCCTTAATATTATACAATTTACTATCAAACGATTAGGTATTATTTGACCGCTTAAGTGTTGTTATTTTGCCAATAATATTCGGTTTAGCTCAAAAAATTGAAAATTCTGGCTTTTGGCAAGGCAATTGCTACCTTTGGTTCATGCAAAAAGTAATCGCACTTATCCTTTTGGTTTTTAGCTTTTCTAATCTCCTGGCACAGGAAGAAGACAATGACTGGAAGCTCTATAAGCCTGTTGGTCAAACTACTAAAGACAGCATTGTGAAACCCGGCAATGCTTCGTTCCAGCTTCCAAGTACTGGTAAGCAAGGGAAAGTTACCGTTCAAAAGGACAATCGCATTGATGGCTTAACTGAATTCGTTGGCACTCCTCAG is drawn from Flavobacteriales bacterium and contains these coding sequences:
- a CDS encoding TAT-variant-translocated molybdopterin oxidoreductase encodes the protein MSTNKQYWKGIEELENSPEFLKNRDNEFAEELPIDAFLGDDKLKESSTSRRDFLKFLGFSVTAATLAACEAPVIKSIPYVAKPEEITPGVATWYASTYYDGNDFANILVKTREGRPIFIKANRKHGITRGAANARVTASVLSLYDSARLTGPMMDGAASDWATVDKAISEKLQSIAKAGGEIRILTGTVISPSTQTIIGDLISSLNGQKASPATLAALAGTPSDSTATPVVMPVVAPVPAAEGAEPAMEATPVGHIRHIQYDAISYSAIRQANKDSFGMPIIPDYDFSKAKAIVSISADFLTNWLLHNEYVAQYASNRRPEGEWMSRHFQFETVLSVTGSSADVRVPIKPSEEGKVAAALYQHITGSKISDVSVELLDKTKAAADELKKNAGASLVVAGSNDVNVQVIVNAINEKLGNYASTINLNNPVNLFAANDALVEELVKEVTGNKIKAILIDGAVNPVYSLKDGVAFGEALSKMELSVSFSQLADETASKCKFICPDHHYLESWNDLNPKANHYAIAQPAIRPLYETRNMQESMLVFGGLATRGSKDSDTYYKVIRKNWELYGFPTQTEIASFEDYWNWNVHNGSGNMSTKSPAQVAFVGDVNKAGSEIKKINGGEFEVVFYQNAGMGNGAHAANPWLQEMPDPITKITWDNYITMSPADMEGKYNTHIGQEWPADLATVKVEGLGEITLPVFPQPGQARGTVGIAIGYGRGANGENIGKAAFQYEQYGEPTMKDGKHVSVGKNVYPFVALAGNHYSYRAYAASVSGTGEKYYLASTQTHQTVMGRESVVKETTFGVYKTGNKDLFNKPKTIVYHEDGKQVDKPVGELNMWKEHPVEHIGHRWGMSIDLNTCIGCGNCVVACNAENNIPVVGKDEVRRGREMHWMRIDRYYSSDMTKERAKEEGVGSISMYSQMENPSDNPQVVFMPMMCHHCNHAPCETVCPVAATTHSNEGLNQMAYNRCIGTRYCANNCPYKVRRFNWFNYPTYKKFTGFNPAQSDMGRLVLNPDVVVRTRGVMEKCSMCVQRIQAGKLEAKKEGRKLVDGDATTACAEACPTHAITFGDWNDTDSEIRKVTDADRSYQALEEVGVKPNIWYQVKVRNIEGKPVAEAKEEHHSEEHSH
- a CDS encoding c-type cytochrome, with the protein product MNISYQAKTNRLAGIAALLVLFFNFSFTQVATAAADGEALFKGACGACHHPQDRVVGPALKGARDRWKKNSSEENFYKWIKNSGEVIASGDAYANKIYKDFNKSAMPPQAVTNEEIDAIFEYIEAWTPPVATAAAGPAEGTEKKEEGGSYMWVIILGVIFAIIAFSAGSVRRQLVNANREKAGKPELPDATYWQTWKAWAWRNKVVVSVFVLFFVFGGLADGWYRLKEVGVFENYKPEQPIAFSHKVHAGDNKIACQYCHSSVEKSKHAMIPSAMVCMNCHKAIKKGTNTGTEEIAKIYKAVGFDPETMSYTGKTEPIKWIKVHNLPDHVFFSHQQHIVAGKLECKQCHGLMENETVARVMPINELNAIEGNIKIEGRPTLTMGWCIDCHKQAEVKMEGSGYYDEMKKRLMNDKELYKKHLEDEKITVEEMGGWECAKCHY